A window of the Desulforapulum autotrophicum HRM2 genome harbors these coding sequences:
- a CDS encoding ABC transporter ATP-binding protein, with product MKTVVQTEQVSKTFLLGKTKVQALSEITIDVFEGEFLAIAGPSGSGKTTLLNLIGCIDQPTEGLIKIDGEVVTGLSSNRLADIRMAKLSFIFQTFNLIPVLSAYENVEYPLLKTIKNKNERFDRVSASLKDVGLETYMKHRPDELSGGQRQRVAIARALVTEPRIILADEPTANLDQKTGEDVLNIMKSINEDHKTLFIFSTHDPKVMQMASRIIRITDGRIVDYNCFDRRTNQKKTFSSENLRREKGRRDFDR from the coding sequence ATGAAAACGGTTGTTCAAACCGAACAAGTTTCAAAAACTTTTTTGCTGGGCAAAACTAAAGTCCAGGCATTAAGTGAGATAACCATAGATGTGTTTGAGGGTGAGTTCCTCGCCATAGCCGGACCCTCTGGAAGTGGAAAAACAACGCTGCTCAATCTGATCGGCTGTATTGATCAACCAACAGAAGGGCTCATCAAAATAGACGGAGAGGTTGTGACTGGCCTGTCATCCAACCGGCTTGCAGATATCAGAATGGCAAAATTATCCTTTATCTTTCAGACCTTTAATCTAATCCCTGTTTTGTCTGCCTATGAAAATGTAGAGTACCCTTTGTTGAAAACGATAAAAAATAAAAATGAACGTTTTGATCGTGTGAGTGCTTCCTTAAAAGACGTTGGTCTTGAAACATATATGAAACATCGACCGGATGAGCTGAGTGGGGGGCAGAGACAGAGAGTGGCCATAGCAAGGGCCCTGGTGACTGAACCCCGGATTATCCTTGCGGATGAACCCACTGCCAACCTGGATCAGAAGACAGGTGAAGATGTTTTGAATATTATGAAAAGCATCAATGAAGATCATAAGACCCTGTTTATATTTTCTACCCATGACCCTAAAGTCATGCAGATGGCATCTCGTATTATCCGAATCACAGATGGCCGGATCGTTGATTACAATTGTTTTGACCGCCGCACGAATCAAAAAAAAACTTTTTCTTCTGAGAATCTCAGAAGAGAGAAAGGCAGAAGGGACTTTGACAGGTAA
- a CDS encoding ThiF family adenylyltransferase — protein sequence MDIGSMSEVLRSFGIRSKEEYFAQAFSRNIGLFTDQEQKMLAQAKVAIPGMGGVGGGHLITMVRTGIGRFAIADFDRFEPVNVNRQFGARVPEFGRPKLEVMKKQALSINPFLEMDLFPEGINETNLDRFLDGVDVVLDGLDFFEFEVRRMLFKKAAEKGIFVITAGPMGYSSAMLVFDPGGMGFDEYFNITKGMQDKEKYLSFALGLAPRPTHVKYMDFKKVDLDLKAGPSLNLACQICSGMAGTEAVKIILKKGKVRTVPSYVQYDPFLQKLKRGTLVRGNKNPVQKVKLKVVNYLLERNKIKFYTPEPERPEYESQATIVPQPVIDYILRAGIQAPSGDNAQPWRFASNENQIFLYLNRDKDRSFFNVRQIASIISCGCVLENMRIAASAFGLQAEIKYLPDSSNSDLMAAVSLTQEECPKDKLADEIWKRHTNRKPYNRKFVPDSVLESLHKTIDSIPGAKLHFITKPDDLKKLAKIIYQVDQIRTEHRPLHEHLMEMIRFTDHDALAKKDGFPLKNLEAGVAGELFLKATRLWAVMNIVNKTGLGRMVAVQSYKGILDSSGVALFTVDGQEDKDFLKGGQALERTWLTLTSQGLDMQPMTAVTLFYLRWILNGKDEFQRKHQKVLEGIEKKYSSLFAGFDFKKESQVMLFRFGYGEPIKCRTLRMETPAMIVKK from the coding sequence ATGGATATTGGTTCAATGAGTGAGGTGCTTCGCTCCTTTGGTATTAGATCAAAGGAGGAGTATTTTGCCCAGGCATTTTCGAGGAATATCGGTCTTTTTACGGATCAGGAACAAAAAATGCTGGCCCAGGCGAAAGTTGCCATACCCGGTATGGGCGGTGTGGGGGGGGGGCATCTCATAACCATGGTAAGAACCGGCATTGGCAGATTCGCTATTGCAGACTTTGACCGGTTTGAGCCGGTGAACGTGAACCGTCAGTTTGGTGCCCGGGTGCCTGAATTCGGCAGACCCAAACTTGAGGTGATGAAAAAACAGGCTCTTTCCATCAATCCCTTTCTTGAGATGGATCTCTTTCCCGAGGGTATCAATGAAACCAATTTGGATCGTTTCCTGGATGGGGTTGATGTGGTTCTTGATGGACTGGATTTTTTTGAGTTTGAAGTTCGACGAATGCTCTTTAAAAAGGCTGCGGAAAAGGGTATCTTTGTAATCACGGCGGGCCCAATGGGATATAGCTCTGCCATGCTGGTTTTTGATCCCGGGGGCATGGGATTTGATGAATATTTCAATATTACCAAGGGTATGCAGGACAAGGAAAAGTATCTTTCTTTTGCCCTGGGACTCGCCCCCCGGCCCACCCATGTGAAATATATGGATTTCAAGAAGGTGGACCTTGATTTAAAGGCAGGACCTTCATTGAATCTTGCCTGTCAGATCTGTTCGGGCATGGCCGGCACAGAGGCCGTCAAGATTATTTTAAAAAAGGGAAAGGTCAGGACTGTTCCTTCTTATGTCCAATATGATCCATTTCTTCAGAAGCTTAAAAGGGGAACCCTTGTTAGGGGAAACAAAAATCCTGTTCAGAAAGTTAAGCTTAAAGTGGTTAACTACCTGCTGGAACGAAATAAAATTAAATTTTATACCCCGGAACCTGAACGTCCTGAATATGAAAGTCAAGCAACGATTGTCCCTCAACCGGTTATTGATTATATTCTCAGGGCCGGTATCCAGGCCCCTTCAGGAGACAATGCCCAGCCTTGGCGCTTTGCATCCAATGAAAATCAGATATTTCTCTATCTTAACAGGGATAAAGATCGGTCTTTTTTTAATGTCAGGCAAATTGCCTCTATTATTTCCTGTGGGTGCGTACTTGAAAATATGAGAATTGCAGCATCAGCCTTTGGACTTCAGGCTGAAATAAAATATTTGCCTGATTCTTCCAATAGTGATCTGATGGCTGCGGTGTCTCTCACCCAGGAAGAATGCCCAAAGGACAAGTTGGCTGATGAAATCTGGAAAAGACATACCAATAGAAAGCCATACAACAGAAAATTTGTCCCAGATTCAGTACTTGAGTCGTTACACAAAACCATCGATTCGATTCCCGGGGCAAAACTTCACTTTATTACCAAACCCGATGATCTGAAGAAACTTGCAAAAATAATTTACCAGGTAGACCAAATAAGAACTGAGCACCGTCCTTTGCATGAACATCTCATGGAGATGATCCGGTTTACTGATCACGACGCTTTGGCAAAAAAAGACGGATTTCCATTAAAAAATCTTGAGGCGGGCGTAGCTGGGGAATTATTTCTTAAAGCCACAAGACTCTGGGCTGTCATGAACATTGTGAACAAGACAGGTTTGGGCAGAATGGTGGCAGTCCAGTCTTATAAAGGGATACTTGATTCATCCGGCGTCGCACTTTTTACCGTTGACGGTCAGGAGGACAAAGATTTCTTGAAAGGCGGTCAGGCCCTGGAACGGACCTGGCTTACCTTGACTTCCCAGGGACTCGATATGCAGCCCATGACTGCTGTTACCCTGTTTTATCTTCGCTGGATATTAAATGGAAAGGATGAGTTTCAAAGAAAGCATCAAAAGGTTCTTGAAGGGATTGAAAAAAAATATTCTTCACTTTTTGCAGGTTTTGATTTTAAAAAGGAGAGCCAGGTGATGCTGTTCAGGTTTGGTTATGGTGAGCCGATTAAATGTAGAACGCTGCGAATGGAAACCCCAGCCATGATTGTAAAAAAATAG